From one Pseudopipra pipra isolate bDixPip1 chromosome 2, bDixPip1.hap1, whole genome shotgun sequence genomic stretch:
- the RWDD2B gene encoding RWD domain-containing protein 2B isoform X2 — protein sequence MTNQEEAEMQISELDLLSSMFPYEEEFAVTDQLALAELKHYAENESAEVPSSKVQFVLNVKAEVPNASVVEFSMACALPFKYPTVLPEITVRSSLLSRSQQIHLNSDLKTYLMQNCSGEPCMLSARQWVKDYAAAYIDKELSSSSVTTASAIQPEVTTFTRLWMYSHHIYNKQKRKNIIDWAKELSLSGFCMPGKPGVVCVEGLQSNCEEFWSRVRRLTWKRILIRHREDVSLEGGGHAEIQNQRKFSTLEEKCFDAHGARGNHMDLGQLYHFLEEKGCADIFQMYFGVEGH from the exons ATGACTAACCAAGAAGAAGCAGAGATGCAGATTTCAGAGTTAGATTTACTGTCTAGCATGTTTCCTTATGAGGAGGAGTTTGCTGTGACAGACCAGCTGGCTCTAGCTGAACTGAAACACTATGCTGAAAATGAGTCTGCAGAGGTGCCGTCTTCGAAAGTTCAGTTTGTACTGAATGTAAAGGCTGAGGTCCCTAATGCCTCTGTG GTGGAATTCTCTATGGCCTGTGCTTTGCCATTTAAATATCCAACTGTTCTACCGGAAATCACTGTGAG GTCGTCGTTATTAAGCCGCTCTCAGCAGATTCACCTGAACTCTGATCTAAAAACATATTTGATGCAAAACTGCAGTGGTGAGCCCTGCATGTTGAGTGCAAGGCAATGGGTTAAAGACTACGCAGCTGCTTACATTGACAAAGAGCTTtcatcttcctcagtgacaactGCAAGTGCCATTCAGCCAGAAGTCACTACATTCACTCGATTGTGGATGTACAGTCATCACATTTACAAcaagcaaaaaagaaagaatattattGACTGGGCTAAGGAGCTCTCTCTTTCAGGGTTTTGCATGCCAGGGAAACCAGGTGTTGTTTGTGTAGAAGGTTTACAAAGTAATTGTGAAGAGTTCTGGTCAAG AGTAAGAAGACTAACGTGGAAAAGAATTCTCATTCGGCACAGAGAAGATGTTTCTTTGGAAGGTGGAGGACATGCTGAGATTCAGAACCAACGGAAGTTTTCcactttggaagaaaaatgttttgatgcACATGGTGCCAGGGGAAATCATATGGATTTGGGGCAACTCTATcattttttagaagaaaaaggatGTGCTGACATTTTTCAAATGTACTTTGGGGTTGAAGGGCATTGA
- the RWDD2B gene encoding RWD domain-containing protein 2B isoform X1 has translation MGASGALHCGAVTRLGAGRVRACAGATAPGSVVMLGTTEMTNQEEAEMQISELDLLSSMFPYEEEFAVTDQLALAELKHYAENESAEVPSSKVQFVLNVKAEVPNASVVEFSMACALPFKYPTVLPEITVRSSLLSRSQQIHLNSDLKTYLMQNCSGEPCMLSARQWVKDYAAAYIDKELSSSSVTTASAIQPEVTTFTRLWMYSHHIYNKQKRKNIIDWAKELSLSGFCMPGKPGVVCVEGLQSNCEEFWSRVRRLTWKRILIRHREDVSLEGGGHAEIQNQRKFSTLEEKCFDAHGARGNHMDLGQLYHFLEEKGCADIFQMYFGVEGH, from the exons ATGGGCGCTTCCGGCGCGCTGCATTGTGGGGCCGTGACGAGGCTGGGAGCGGGACGTGTCCGCGCATGCGCGGGCGCCACCGCTCCGGGCTCCGTTGTGATGTTG GGGACAACAGAAATGACTAACCAAGAAGAAGCAGAGATGCAGATTTCAGAGTTAGATTTACTGTCTAGCATGTTTCCTTATGAGGAGGAGTTTGCTGTGACAGACCAGCTGGCTCTAGCTGAACTGAAACACTATGCTGAAAATGAGTCTGCAGAGGTGCCGTCTTCGAAAGTTCAGTTTGTACTGAATGTAAAGGCTGAGGTCCCTAATGCCTCTGTG GTGGAATTCTCTATGGCCTGTGCTTTGCCATTTAAATATCCAACTGTTCTACCGGAAATCACTGTGAG GTCGTCGTTATTAAGCCGCTCTCAGCAGATTCACCTGAACTCTGATCTAAAAACATATTTGATGCAAAACTGCAGTGGTGAGCCCTGCATGTTGAGTGCAAGGCAATGGGTTAAAGACTACGCAGCTGCTTACATTGACAAAGAGCTTtcatcttcctcagtgacaactGCAAGTGCCATTCAGCCAGAAGTCACTACATTCACTCGATTGTGGATGTACAGTCATCACATTTACAAcaagcaaaaaagaaagaatattattGACTGGGCTAAGGAGCTCTCTCTTTCAGGGTTTTGCATGCCAGGGAAACCAGGTGTTGTTTGTGTAGAAGGTTTACAAAGTAATTGTGAAGAGTTCTGGTCAAG AGTAAGAAGACTAACGTGGAAAAGAATTCTCATTCGGCACAGAGAAGATGTTTCTTTGGAAGGTGGAGGACATGCTGAGATTCAGAACCAACGGAAGTTTTCcactttggaagaaaaatgttttgatgcACATGGTGCCAGGGGAAATCATATGGATTTGGGGCAACTCTATcattttttagaagaaaaaggatGTGCTGACATTTTTCAAATGTACTTTGGGGTTGAAGGGCATTGA